CGGCACAAGCTCCAGGTATTGAGCCAGAAAATAGGCAATGCCCAGTTTCAGAAAGCCCTTGAAGTACCCGGCGAGCGGGGTCACGGCACCCGCTTTGATACTGGTCGCTGTGCGGGCTAAAGCACCCGTGCAGGGGAAACCATTAATCAGTGGCGTGATGATTTGCACCAGCCCTTGGCCCCAGAGCTCTTTGTCGGGATTGAACGGCGTCTTTTTGTTCTCGGCCAGACGATCAGCCATCGACGAACAAAGGAGACTTTCGACCCCAGAGACGAACACAATCGCCACGGCGAAATAAACCAAGTCGAAGATGACACTGGGTGTCGCCTCCGGTAGCTGCGGAGGCGTGAAGACAAAGAAGTTATTGGGAATCGCGCCGTAACGATCGCCGACCAGCAGGATTCCATAACCGGACAAAAGCGTTGCTGCTGCGATGGACGCCACACCAATGGCGATCAGGGGAGCGGGGATATAGATCGAGACTTGGAGCAAGCGCTTGGTGGTGAAGAAGGTGAAGATGGCCAGCCCAAATGCAACCCAGTTGATCTTGTCGGTTTGCGAAACGATCTCGCCCAGCTTCTTCAGCAAGCCACCTTTAATCGAGAGTTGGAGGCCGAGGGCTTCGCCAACATTCGAGAGGCCAATCGTGATGGCGATGCCGATGGTAAAGCCGACCACAATGGAATTGGGAACCCATTGGGCCAACTTGCCCATTCCAAACAGCCCCATCAACATCAGCACAACGCCAGCGACGATGGAGGCAAGGACCAGAAAGCCGTGCCCTTCGACAAATTCTGGCGTACCCGGCGCGCCACCGTATTTCGACATGACGGCCGCAATCAACGGAATGAAGGCCGCAGTCGGTCCATAGACCTGATACTTCGAACCGCCAAATGTCCGGCCGATCATGCACGCGAGTGCGCCGGCAATAATGCCCTGTTCCGGGCGCAACCCCATGGCAATCGCAAAACCCATGGCCATGGGAATCGCCGTGAGTGCCACGATGAGGCCGGCACTGAAGTCGCGATAGAGTGTCGACTTCCAGGTTGCGGGAGTGAGATCTTCGAAGCGGCTATCGAATAGCGTAAAAAACAGCTTCAACCGATCCCACATGGAATTATTCCTTCGTGAAGTTTCGGTTTCGGCAGAAACTGAATATTGTGGCTACTGATCTACGCAATGGCGCGTGAACGGTAGCGTGGCGATTCATCATCTGAGCCATCTTCGACCTCGAGCACGGGGCGGAATTCGTGGACAGCCGAATCGTATGCGAAGATCTGGCCGGTCTCGATCTTGTACATCCAACCATGCAAAGTGATTTGGCCGCGCGAGACTTTTGTGGCAATCACCGGCGCAGTTCGCAAATGTTCGAGTTGCACCAAGACGTTCTCTTGGGCGGCGGCGGTAATGAGTTCGGCACCGCTTAGGTGCTGATAATGTTCCTTGACGATGGCTCCCGTCGAATCGGCATGACGCAGCCAATTGGTGACTGCAGGCAATTTCTCGGCAGTGCCACCTTCGACGACGGCTCGCATGGCACCACAGGCGGTATGACCACAGACGATGATGTGCTTCACACCGAGCGCGGTTACCGCGTATTCAACGGCCGCCATCTCGCCATTGTTGCTGGTGCCGTAACAGGGAATCAGATTGCCCACGTTCCGCACGATAAAGAGACTGCCTGGCGCCGAATTGGTAATCAAATTCGGATCGATGCGCGAATCGGAGCAGGTGATAAAGCAAGCCTCGGGTGCCTGACCTTCGGCAAGTTGCTCGAACAGCTTTTGTTGCTGTTGAAAGCCAATGTTCTGGAAGTAGTGAACACCCTTAACCAGGTTTTGCATGACTACCCCTTCAATCGAATTGCGAACACCAACCGCCTGCCGTTGCTCGCGCAAAAAAAATGCGACGAAGCAACAACTTGCCCGCGTCAATCGTTTCTGATGAACATAACGGCTTTGTAAGGCCGAAACATTACGAAACTGTAATAGTCTCGCGTGAAAAAGACAAGTCTAGCTTTTCGAAATTGCCAAATCAGCTTGCCAAATAACGACTTACGACGCAAATTGCGGCGAAATGTTGTCGTTGGTTGCCTAACGGATTCGTTAAGGACTATTGCTTCGCCAAAAGTTACCAATTGTCCCGCCAGCGCAGGGGATGGCAACTTTTTGGCTTGCTTGAGCCGATTTGAACGTCGCTACTTGGGGGGCCTGTTTGACGGGGGCCAAAGGTCCGAAAGAAGATTCGGGTTTGCAACCAGCAATTGCGTGACCCGCCTATCGCTGGCGAGTAAAGGCCGATAGCTTAGCGATATCTAGTTGCGCGATGATTACTGCCGCCCGCGCTTGCTCGCAGACAGCTTCTTCTCTCCCGTAAGTCGCGCCTGGATACGCTGCCAAATTGCTTAGACGCGGCTGGTCCAGATTGCTGGGCGACCGCTGACCGGACGTCTTTTCCCGGAGGTTTTCACCGCCATGAGCACCGCTACCACAACCCACACTCCTTCGCGTCACCCGGGCGTCACTATTTCCCCTTTATCCACTCGAGGTCGCACGAAGATCGTGGCCACCGTCGGCCCCGCCTGCCGCAGCATCGAGATGCTGACCAAACTGATTCGCGCCGGAGTTTCCGTATTCCGTCTGAACACTGCTCACGGCAACGAACAACAGCGAGCTGAGATTCTCGCCGATATCCGTAAGGCGTCGGCCGAGATCGGCATCGAAGTTGGCGTGCTGGTCGATCTCGCCGGTCCCAAGATTCGCTTGGGAGAATTGCACACCGATCCCACCAACTGCGAACCAGGGGCAATCTATCGCTTCGTCCGTGGCAACAACCCGCAAGCAGCCGATGAACTGACCTGCACATACGCTTCCCTCGTCAGCGAATTGCAAGTCGGCGATAGCGTAATGCTGGCCGACGGCACCGTGAGCATGGTGGTGGTTGGCAAGGTCAACGATGAAGTTCGCTGCCGCGTTGTCGGTGGCGGCATCATCCGTAGTCGGCAAGGAATCAATCTCCCCGGTGCCAAGCTAAGTGTCGCTTCGCTGACCGAAGCCGACATGGCGAATGCCCTGTGGGCCGCCAAGAACGACATCGACTTCGTGAGCCTCAGCTTTGTCCGTTCGCCCGTGAACGTGCTCCTCCTCAAAGAGTTGCTTCAGTCTCAAGGGTGCAAAGCGTGGGTGATTGCCAAAATCGAAAAGCCCGAAGCGCTGTTGCATCTGAAAGAGATCGTCGCAGTCGCCGATGGTGTGATGGTCGCGCGAGGTGATTTGGGTGTCGAGATTGATGTAGCCGAAATCGCCGTGGCGCAGAAGCGAATCGTGCGGGAATGTCAGGAGCAAGGCAAGCCGGTGATTGTGGCGACGCAGATGCTCGACAGCATGCACCACAATCGCCGTCCAACACGAGCCGAAGCGACCGACGTTGCCAATGCCATTCTCGATGGTGCCGATGCCTGCATGCTTTCTGGCGAAACAGCCATCGGCGAGTTTCCCGTCGAAGCGGTCGAAACAATGAATCGCATTGCAATCGCCACGGAACCACTCCTGAAAGAAATGTCATACAAGACGCGAGTCGCACACGACGATGTCCATCCCATCACGGCAGCTGTCGTGCGCGGCACAGCGGTCATTGTCGAACAATTGGGTGCCAAGCTGGTCGTCGTGGCGACTCGCGGCGGCGGCACTTGTCGGCTCCGAAGCAAGCAACGGGATTTTGTGCCGACCATTGGCACCAGCGACTCCCTGGCGGTCTTGCGACTCTTGACGTTGTTCTGGGGCGTTACTCCGCTCGCCGGCGCGCCGGTTCATGATGGTCCCGCGCTCCGCGCCTTCATCGACGATTGGGGCCGCAAGCAGGGCCTGCTGCAAAAAGGCGATTGCGTTGTCTTCGTCACCGGCACCAACTTCTATCCGCTGGCTCAAAACCTGCTCGTTGTCCATCAAGTGGAATGAGCTATTTCGCGGCCACTTCTTCGGCAGTGCGCTCGTGCAGGTAACTCACCCGCGCGAGCGCTTCGGCCTGCGTCACGCCTTGAGCAATTGGCAGTAACAGATAGGCGGCGCGGCCACTACAGCAATCGAGAATGATCTGTTGTGGATTGGGCGAGTGAACTCCAGACGCACAGGGCTCGTGTCCGTTGACCAGCATTTGGGCCGAGACCAACTTGGCAAATGCAGCGGCATTGGCAGCCCGATAGTCGCGTCCCCAGACCAGTCGGAACACGTCGCTTCCCTGTTGCCAGTCGGCCGGAGACAGGGGGCGCTCGAAGATGCCCAAATCGAAGGTGTGAGAATCGCAGCGATCGGGCAAGCTGTGCGAAATGAACGTCCCTCCCGAGAGTCGGATGGCCAGCGGACAAGTGCCGATGAACTGCATGTACGCGCTGCGAACTCGATCGGCCGCGCAGGCCCCGTACATCTCGACAATCCCCGCGCGAAACTGCAGATTCAGCATGCGCTTGCTCTTGCAGATCGGAAAGTCACCCAGCTCGGCCAACTCATGATTGCTGAGCAAGAAGTGAAACCGATCGGGATACTGGCACTTCAGCCGGGCGACATCTTCCAGCAGCAGGTGACTCATGCAGCCCGCGTCACCAGGGTAAGACGGCCCGCCGTGACAAACCTCTTGCATCACCAGGTGCCGTCGCGGATTGGCAGACAGATCGGCCACTTGCACCAGGCGGTTGAAGTTGAGCCGGTTGCCGTGCAGATCGGCCGAGATCAGCACGTCGTCCCCTGCGTCGGCGTCGAGCAACACCAGGTTGCCCTGTCTCGAAGCGGTGGCGCGGTTAGCTGCTGCTGCCTGCGTGCAGCATTGAAGCACCGATTCGATCTGAGCGGATGAGGCAGCCATGTCTGCTAACAGAGTACCATCCGTGCTCGAAAACGTCCACGCGAACCCTGTTCTCTGCGACCCGGCGATTGTGGACACGCCGCTAACCGACCTATCATCAGCGGTCATGCCGCAGCCTCTTCGTCGCCCGTTTTACGACCGCCCGCCGGAAGTCGTCGCGCGCGAATTGATTGGTAAGTTACTCTTGCGGGAGACGTCGGCCGGCCTGTGCGGCGGACTGATTGTCGAAACCGAAGCCT
Above is a window of Anatilimnocola aggregata DNA encoding:
- a CDS encoding SulP family inorganic anion transporter, coding for MWDRLKLFFTLFDSRFEDLTPATWKSTLYRDFSAGLIVALTAIPMAMGFAIAMGLRPEQGIIAGALACMIGRTFGGSKYQVYGPTAAFIPLIAAVMSKYGGAPGTPEFVEGHGFLVLASIVAGVVLMLMGLFGMGKLAQWVPNSIVVGFTIGIAITIGLSNVGEALGLQLSIKGGLLKKLGEIVSQTDKINWVAFGLAIFTFFTTKRLLQVSIYIPAPLIAIGVASIAAATLLSGYGILLVGDRYGAIPNNFFVFTPPQLPEATPSVIFDLVYFAVAIVFVSGVESLLCSSMADRLAENKKTPFNPDKELWGQGLVQIITPLINGFPCTGALARTATSIKAGAVTPLAGYFKGFLKLGIAYFLAQYLELVPMACIAGILLWVASNMIKTSEIVEVWRHSRFHTLLMIFTAVAVPLTDFMTGVIAALVLYAVLAPFIDRPDRLKDHKPRPKSDSEREDEELHPFETIEERDARRLAQERASQVAKR
- the pyk gene encoding pyruvate kinase; protein product: MSTATTTHTPSRHPGVTISPLSTRGRTKIVATVGPACRSIEMLTKLIRAGVSVFRLNTAHGNEQQRAEILADIRKASAEIGIEVGVLVDLAGPKIRLGELHTDPTNCEPGAIYRFVRGNNPQAADELTCTYASLVSELQVGDSVMLADGTVSMVVVGKVNDEVRCRVVGGGIIRSRQGINLPGAKLSVASLTEADMANALWAAKNDIDFVSLSFVRSPVNVLLLKELLQSQGCKAWVIAKIEKPEALLHLKEIVAVADGVMVARGDLGVEIDVAEIAVAQKRIVRECQEQGKPVIVATQMLDSMHHNRRPTRAEATDVANAILDGADACMLSGETAIGEFPVEAVETMNRIAIATEPLLKEMSYKTRVAHDDVHPITAAVVRGTAVIVEQLGAKLVVVATRGGGTCRLRSKQRDFVPTIGTSDSLAVLRLLTLFWGVTPLAGAPVHDGPALRAFIDDWGRKQGLLQKGDCVVFVTGTNFYPLAQNLLVVHQVE
- a CDS encoding metallophosphoesterase family protein, whose protein sequence is MAASSAQIESVLQCCTQAAAANRATASRQGNLVLLDADAGDDVLISADLHGNRLNFNRLVQVADLSANPRRHLVMQEVCHGGPSYPGDAGCMSHLLLEDVARLKCQYPDRFHFLLSNHELAELGDFPICKSKRMLNLQFRAGIVEMYGACAADRVRSAYMQFIGTCPLAIRLSGGTFISHSLPDRCDSHTFDLGIFERPLSPADWQQGSDVFRLVWGRDYRAANAAAFAKLVSAQMLVNGHEPCASGVHSPNPQQIILDCCSGRAAYLLLPIAQGVTQAEALARVSYLHERTAEEVAAK
- a CDS encoding carbonic anhydrase is translated as MQNLVKGVHYFQNIGFQQQQKLFEQLAEGQAPEACFITCSDSRIDPNLITNSAPGSLFIVRNVGNLIPCYGTSNNGEMAAVEYAVTALGVKHIIVCGHTACGAMRAVVEGGTAEKLPAVTNWLRHADSTGAIVKEHYQHLSGAELITAAAQENVLVQLEHLRTAPVIATKVSRGQITLHGWMYKIETGQIFAYDSAVHEFRPVLEVEDGSDDESPRYRSRAIA